The DNA window CAGAATGGCCTTTAATTTTATCAATCGGACTGATTTCCTCTGTTTGGGCATCTCTCAGAATCACACCAGCAGCCTCAGTTGCATCTGTCTTTTTTTCTAAACTAACTGGGCACTCAGGGAAGCTTTGTTCACTCTTCTTTCTTTCACCCAGCTCAGTCTCTTTCATCCGGTTCACCATCACTGCTGCAGCTAGAACCTGCAGAACAACTGCTTCTGCCTTATTCTCCCATTGCACTGTAAGTTCCGGAGAGATGCATCCAACATCCTTCTCACCAGCATAGCTACTTCTTTCCATTTTGTCCATTACTTTGGCATCTGTGGGAATTGTTCCCTTTATGGCATCTGTCTCCTTCACCAGATGCTCCAAGGAAGCACATTCAGTGCTTTGCTTTTCATCAGTGAAACTTATTTCTTTGTCATCAATCTCTGCTAAAATGGAAGTGTGCACTTCATCCCTTCCTGCCTTGGCATCCTGTTTAACTGGAGAATCCAAGGAAGGCCATttacctttcttcttcttctccccaGCACTAGTCACTTTGATTCTATCACCCTCCTTCACTGAAGTGAAAGCTGGTACACCAGCCTCTTCACCTTCCAGGTTGACTGAATGCTCAGAATGGCtgtgtttatttttctcccttttgtcACCTGTGCTGGACTCTTTGTTGGTGCCCTCCAAAACCACTCCAGGAGGCAGTGGCACCTTACTTCCATCATCCTTTCTGGGATACTCTGCAAAGATACTGGCAAGCCCTTGATTTTTTTCTATAGAACAAGCTTTGCTAACTCTGTCAACACCAACTGCTCTAGACTGAGTGTAGGGTGTGAACAAGTCCACCTTATTATCCCAAAGCATTTGATGCTCAGAGGagaaatttttaatattttgattttcatctACAAGACCCATTTCTTCCATTTGGTACTCCAGATCAGTTACTATGGGAGGCTGTAATTTGCTTTTGTCAGTCTTACTCTCCAGAAGAACTGGCTGTTCAGAGGCATTTTtagtctttttgttttttccatcatTACCCCTCTTTTTACACTTATTAGGCACCAGTGCTGGACTGGGATCTATCATCGTTCGATGTTCTAAAATAGTAAATCCAGCCTCTTTGTTTTTATCAGTGGAAGTTACAGCTTCAGTTTTGTCGATTATCTCATCAGCACCACCGGGAAGGGTGGCTGCATCTACTTTAGTCTCCAAAAGAAATGGCTTCTCCAAACCAACATCAGCCTTTGTGTTGTTCTCATTATTCTCTTTTAGTTTTCCTGTCACCAATGGTGTAATGGGCGTTTGTATTTTAGCTGCATCTGTTATATCCTCTAACAGATGCTCCAAAGTAGTAAATTGAGTCTCCTTGCCTTTATCAGTGGAGTGAGTTTCTTTAATTTTATCAGCCTCCTCGACTACTGCAGGAAGTTTAACGGAGTCTGTCTTTGCCTCCAAGACAGCAAGGTGTTCAGAACTATTTTCAATCTTTTCGCTTTTCCCATCATTACATCTCTTCTTAGGTTTGTCCGCCACCAGTTCTGTAATGGGAATGTGTGCCTTAGCTGTATCTGTTATATCCTCCAAGAGGTGATCTGAAGTAATAAAATCAGTCTCCTTGCCTTTATCAGAGGAATGAGTTTCTTTAGTTTTGAAGAGTGTTTTGGACTTTGCTGTGTCCATTTCATAATCTGAGGGAACAAGTTGCTCAAAGAAACTTTTTTCATTACTTTCCTTTATTTTAGGTTTTTCTGTTATCAGTTTCATAGTGGGAACTTGTACCTTGGTTGTATCTGTCAAATTATCCAGTTGAAGCCCTGTTGTAGTAAAAATAGGCTCCTTGCCTATATCAGCAAAAcccatttctttaattttttcagCCTTTTCCACTACAGTAGgaagtttgtgtgtgtctgtcttagTTTCCAGAAGAAAATGTTGCTCAAAAGAAATTTTTTCGGCTTTTTTGCCTTTCCTGTCACTGCCCTTCTTTTTAGGTTTGTCAGTCATCAGTGCTCTACTGGAATCTGTAGTAAATTCAGTCTCTATGCTTTTATCCATCAAACTATCTTCTTTTGTTTTGCTGATTGTCTCAGCACTAGCAGAAAGTTTGGCCGCATCTGTCTGAGTCTCCAAAAGAAGTGGCTGTTCTGAAATACTGAATTCAGCCTTTTCACTTTTCATACCATTTTTAGGTTCTTCCGTTACTAGTGTTGTAATGGGACCTTGTACCTTCACTGTAGCTGTTGCACCCTCCAACAGATGTTCTGCAATAGTAAAATCAGTCTCTTTACCTTtatcagtgaaaaatatttttttagttttgtcATCCTTCTGCATTACAGCAGGAAGACTGCTTGTGTCTTCCTTAACCTCCAGAAAAAATGGCTGCTGGAAATAACTTTTTTCagcctttttgttttttccatcacTAGTCCTTTTCTTAGGCTTGTCTGCCACCTTTGCAGTACTGGGACCTGTCATATTCTCCAATGAATGCTCTGCAATAGCAAAGCCAGTCTCTTTGTCTTTATCAGTAAAGATTATTTCTTTAGTTTTGTCGGCCGTCTCAGCTACAGAAGGAAGTTTGTTTGGGTCTCTCTCAGCCTCCAGAAGAACTGGCTGCTCAGAGGaatttttaacctttttgttCTTCCCATCACTACCCCTCTTTTTAGGTTTGTCTGTAACCAGTGCCATGTTGGGATCTGTCACAGTTGGATGATCCAATGCAGTGAATCCAGTCTGTTTGCTTTCATCAGTAAAATCTATGTTAGCTATGTCAGCTGTCTCAGCAGGAGCAGGAAGTTTGGCTGTATCTGTCTTAGTCTCCAAAAGAAATGGCTGCTCTGAAAAACTGAAGTCAGCCTTTTTGTTTTTCCCAGCAATGCCCTCTTTTGGTTTGTCCGAGACCAATGTTAGAAGGGGTAATTTAGTAATATCTGTTGCAGTTTCCAGTGGAGGCTCTGAAGTAACAGAGCCAGTCTCTTGGCTTTTATCAAAGGAATCTGTTTCTTTAGATTTGTCGAGACTCTTTGCTACAGCAGGAAGATTGGTTGTATCTATCTTAATCTCTAAAACAGCAGGCTGCTTGGAGATACCATTTTCAGTCTTTCTGCTTTTTTTATCACTACCTCTTTTCTTTGGTTTCTCTCCCACCAATGCCCCACTGGGAGTTTGAACTTCACTTGGAACGGTCTCATCTGCTGCTACACGTTTGGGAGATACACACTTAATCTCTTTATTTTCATCAATAAGGCTAATTTCTACAGGTTTGGCCTCCAGAGGAGTTTCCACTTTGTTTAGGTTGATGCCTTTTGAAAGAGATGCTTTAAGGTCTGAATGTTTACACTCaatctttttgcttttttcaacaaaatttaTTTCTATAGGCTTGGTTTGTGTCAGTGCTGATGCAGGATCCCGCATCTTAGTGTGTTCTGCCTTGCATTCTAGCTTCTCCAAGGGTAcctgtttggttttgcttttagACTGCAACCAACTGTCATCTTTCATTCCTCCCAGTTTCATGACTTCTCCAGCTTTTGCATCCAACAAAAATTTAAATGGTCCTTCAGTTTTCAGGCTCTGCTGGCCTGCTGCGGGACTTGAGATAATATTTTGATCGTCTAAGAGGTGGCTTTCAGTTCCTACCTTAGCATCCCTTGGTACATTTGAAGTTCCCTTCCTCTGGCCCTCTCTTGAGGGAGTAGAGTGCTCTTTGACACCTTCAGCAGGCAAGACAAAGGGGATGTCTGGCTTTTGCATTTCAGCAGCAAAGAGCGGAACTTTGGGAGCTTTAGAAACTCCTACATTTTCATCCCCCAACTCCATTGTTCTTGGATGGTGGTTTCTCTTTTGTTTcggtttcttcttcttcttcttcacaaTCACTGGAGAACCTTCTGAATCCCAGGTCTCTCTAGGTACATCTCTCTGACTCTCCACAAACTCAGACGGCATGCTGAGTAGCTGCCCAGCTGCCTTTTTATGTGGTGCCCTAGACCGTGAGAATGTTCCAGAGACCCATCCAAGTTCTGGCATAGAAAAGGGGTCTGCTTTTGAGTCAGTACTCTTCTGTTGTGGAAGACCTACTAGAAGTTCCTCTGGGACATCTGCACCAGGCACTGCTGCAGGTTTTGCTCTGCCAAACCTGCGGTCACTTGATTTGTTAGCTTGCCTTACTTGTGCAGTAGGTACACCTGGAATACAGGAAGTTTGCTCAAGTATCAGAGCAACTATTTACTAAAAAGCCTGATGTTagccaattttttattttattgaccGCCTCAGTCATAATATATGCAGACCTTTAAACACAATGATACCATACTAACCCCAAATCCAGTTTTAGTGATGCTGTTTAAGAAAACTAACTTTAAAATAGGTTTTATGTTTAATTTGTGTGTTACTGGTAAGTAAAATAGATCAATGACAGATTAACCGTCTTTTTTTGTACAGTGGGTGATCTTTACTCCCATAAAACAACTGCTCTTGTAGTGAGAAATTACCAATATTTAGAAGAGGCATTAGGGATCCATTTTTCCTATTATCTTAGCAAGACAAGACAGCAGCTACACCAGTTACAACCCTCTAGTTTAGAAACTTTCCTTAATAGGAAACAGAAGCATAGTGGAAAGGTAAGGCTCAAGAAGAAAGCGTGTGGATGTAATGGGAAGAAAAAGCTAGAAGTAAGTTTCCCACAGCACCCGTAAAGCAGCGGAAGGCAAAACTTcatcaaaagaaaaattattttctgtactCAGACTTAGATAGCACTAGTTTCCTCAGTTATAAGCCATTAACTTGAGAGTGTCAGTCATTTCTTACATAGCCCTGGTCCCACAAATCAGCCTCCAGTCAGAAACATAAGCAATCTAGGCTCAATGAAGAGGTGAGTTAGTGGAGCAGGATAAAACTATGTTTTCCTCCTTCAGCTACACACCTCAATTTGGAAAAGGAATTTGCCATGATTATTTTACTAGAATCAAGGAACACTGGGTTTGTCTTAACACCAAAATAAGAGCCATGTTGGAAATGGCATtagaagagagggaaggagagtgtTTAAATgctttagcagtgaagacataagCCAGCCCCCAATGAAAATAATAGCAGCATCCAAATTTGGACTTGTAGTCCTGAAACCAAGGAGATTAAATCATTTAtagaggggacagggcagagacTGGAGGCAAAGTGCAAGCAGAATCATTGTGATGAATTCACAAAACAGCACAGTGCTGGCTGTAGAAAATCGCGTGCTTGCCCATGTGGCTGAAGGGTAAGACAAATGCAGctaggaggagaagaaaaaatggtattcagagagaaaacatattttaattcTAAATTCCAGCTACTGTCAAATCTCTACCTGTAGGTTCCAGTGGAGATTTCTCTTGTGGAGGTTCTGTATGGTGGGCATGACTAAGCTCAGCTTCTTCCTTCAGCTTCTCTACTATGGCCAGGTCAGCAGCCGGAGCTGTTTTTTCTGGAAGAGTTTCTTTAGTTTCTATTAATGTCAATAGTTCTTTTGCTTCCACTGGAATTGAAACACAAAAAACACAATAAGATGGGATGTTTCACATCTGATGAATGAGTGTAACCAATATTTTACACACAGGCATATAGAAAAGGGTACATTTTGGTTTAGAATACAGATGCAATTTACAAGATTCTGTAACCTGTCTACCTATATTCCTCCGTCAAATTTCCTTTGACAAATACCCTACCAAATGGTTGCAGTGTCAAAGGTGAAATATACAAGATTGTCTTTGCTATCTGAAGACAGGTCAAGCCTCTTTTCTtgaaggaaaaaatggttacccacctttttcgtaactgttgttcttcgagatgtgttgctcatgtccattccattctaggtgtgtgcgcaccCATGTGCGCGGACGGaaatttttgccttagcggtatccatagAGCCAGCTGTGCCACCCCCATGAGTGCAGCACTCACACGTTGGTATATCAGGTGCTGCcgatgccctctcagttccttcctgctgacaactccaacagaggggcaggagggtgggtaatggaatggacatgagcaacacatctcgaagaacaagagTTACAAAAACAGCGGGTAACTATTTTATTCAAATACTTGCTCATAttaattccattctaggtgactctcAAGCAATATCAATGAAGatgggctcagagttcacagtCTTGCAACACTACTCTGCCAAAGTCAGCATCGTCTCAAGCTTGCTGGGTAAGCGCATAAGGAGACACGAACATGTGGACAGATGACCAGGTAGCAGCCCTATAGATCTCTTGGATTGTGCCAGGAAAGCTGCAGGTGACGCTTGTGCCCTAGTcaagggcggcataccagtctcctggatacagggaggggatgatggaggtcaaggagaccatgcaaaacttcaacTTTATGAGAGACTTGTGGAGGTGacacaggtccaggatgggtctgaaGCCCCCTTTtgcctttgggattaggaagtagcGGGAATAGAACACTTGCATGTGCTGAGCGACCTCCTCCACTTCCCCCTGGAGCAGGAGGCCCTCAACCTCTTGAACAAGGAGGTGCTTGTGAGAAGGATCCATgaagaggggtgggtgggagggaggtgtgGTGGAAAATTGCAGGGTACAGCCCCAAGATACTATGTTCAGCACCCAGTGGTCTGAGGTGACCCGCAACTAGGCCAAACAGTAGGGACACAGACAGTCGAGGAAAGAACAATGTGAATCTGGGAAACTGACTGGGGTGTCACTCTGAAGCACACCATCAAAATGAGCGCTTCTGGCCCCCAGGATGCTTCGCCAGGCCGGGCTGTGCAGGAGGAGGAATGGCGGCAACGACAAACTCATGTCTCTATCCCTTCTCCTTGCAGACCCCTGAAGAGGCTGCCAAGGCCTTGGCGATGGGGGCAGCCAGAACTGCTTCCATGCAGACTGCTGTGTATGCATCCCCAGTGAGCAAAGGGTGGCCCAAGTGTCCTTCAACCCATGCAGCCTCATATCTGTCTATTTGGAGAAGAGACCGTTCTCATTGAATGGGAGGTCCTAGCTCAAGGTCTGCATCTCATGGTGAAGGCCGGCGGTCTGAAGCCAGCAGCTGCAACTCATAACCACCACCAATGCGACCACCCTGTCTGCCGAGTCCACCACATCCCACCCCATTTGGGGGGAGCTCCTTGCTGCCGCGGTGTCCTCATCTACCAGGGTGCCAAATTCTTGGGCCAAACCCTGTGGGAAGGACTCCTTGAACTTATGAAGGGAGCCCAATAAGTTAAAATTGGGTCTGCCCAAGAGGGCCTGATGGTTCACCACTGGAACTGTGTGCTGGCAATGGAATACATTTTTGTCCCAAAATGGCCCAGTCTTTTGGTCTCTATTTATGGGAGTTGAGCTGGTGTGCCCCTGCTTGTCTTTTTTGTTGGCTGCAGAGACAATGAACGAGCACGGAGGTGCTCTGTCATGCACTAGTAGTGCAACATggactggggaagaggcagagaggaagTTGAACAAAGTGTCCGCCTGCTCGGCCATCTGCTCCATCTCTAGGCCCAAGTTCTCAGCCATTCGTCGAAGAAGGGCCTGGCGTTCTTTAAAATCGTCCAGCAGGCCAGTCCTCGAGGGTCCCGCGACTGCCTCGTCCAGAGCTGAAGAAGTCGACTGTACCACCAAGCGAGGCCCCGGGGCATTATCCccgatgggggagggaggggtttagGGGTGGGTGCAGTGTCCTCTATCCCGACCTCTGAGCGCAACTCATGTACCAAGCCGGGTGCCATCAGTACTGCCAACTGTTGCTCCGAAGCACCAGCAGATGAGCAGTGTGAAGGGGACATCATCATGACCAGCACGCCCCATGTGATCCAACAAGGCCACTGTGCTGGCCACTGGCCATACTGCCAAGACAGCGCCGTCAATGTTGACGCAGCCCCAGGAGCCCAATCACGCTGCTGGAGTCTGGGCAAGGGGCTCAACTGCCCTTCCATGCCAGAGGAATCCCCTTCCGGTGACCACAGTGGGGCCATCGACATCTGCACCTGCCTGCTGACCATCGCCGCTAGAGACCGATGCCTGGAACTGGAGGATCAGTGCCGGTATCAAGGTGACTGGTGCTGCGGGGGACTGGAGTTGTAACGGGGAGTGCCCTCACAGGGAAGGCACAGAATCaaactatcagggttggaagtgacctcaggaggtcacctagtccaacctcctgctcgaagcaggaccaatccccaactaaatcatcccagccagggctttgtcaagcctgaccgtaaaaacttccaagaaaggagattccaccacctccctatgtaacgcattccagtgcttcaccaccctcctagtgaaaaagtttttcctaatatccaacctaaacctccctcactgcaacttgagaccattactcctcgttctgtcatctgctaccactgagaacagtctaggtccatcctctttggaaccccctttcaggtagttgaaagcagctatcaaatcccccctcattcttctcttccgcagactaaacaatcccagttccctcagcctctcctcataagtcatgcgctccagccccctaatcattgttgttgtcctctgctggactctttccaatttttccacatccttcttgtagtgtggggcccaaaactggacacactactccagatgaggcctcgccaatgtcaaatagaggggaacaatcaagtccctcgatctgctggcaatgcccctacttatacatcccaaaatgccattggccttcttggcaacaagggcacactgttgactcatatccagcttctccaccactgtaacccctaggtccttttctgcagaactgctgccgagccattcggtccctagtctgtagcggtgaatgggattcttccgtcgtaagtgcaggactctgcacttgtccttgttgaacctcatcagatttcttttggcccaatcctctaatttgtctaggtccctctgtatcctatccctaccctccagcgtatctatctctctcctcccagtttactgtcatctgcaaacttgctgagggtgcaatccacaccatcctccagatcattaataaagatattgaacaaaacaggcccaaggaccgacccttggggcactccacttgataccggctgtcaaataaacatggagccattgatcactacccgttgagccagaaaatctagccagctttctaaccaccttatagtccattcatccagcccatactactttaacttgctggcaaaaatactgtgggagaccgtgtcaaaagcctCGTCCAGAGATGAAGACGACAACTGTAGATCTGTGCCAAGAGGATGACCAAGATCTGCGCCAAGAGGATACTGGCAGGAGGGCAAACGATGCCAGTAGTATGGAAACTAGCGCCTCCCCCCTTAGGCAATCCACGTTGAGACGGCGGAGACCGCGATTGAGGTGCCTGTGACCAAGGGCAAGCCCCAGAGGATCTAGGCTGCAACTCTGGAGATCTGTGGCATGGAGGAAAGCACTACCTTGTCTTGGGGCATCGGCAGCACTCCACTGCCCTGAGAGCTCTTAGCTGCTGGCTTGATCTCGTAGGGAGCCTTTGATGTTTCCTGCGGCATTGGCAGTGCCAGCAGCGTGGGCGGAGACCTCTGCTCTCTCGTCACTGGGGGAGCTTGGGAAGGCGTCAGTGCCGTCAGGAGTTTGGGTCCCCTACTACTCCAAGGAGCCAGTGGTAGATCCTTTAAGGAGCTAAGGGCCCTGACTGGGGAGGCACGTACGCATGGCTTCGAAGTGGCTGGGCAGCCCGGACTGGGTCCTTTGCCCAATGTCCCATGGCTCTTCTTGCCTGGTGCCGAGGAGCCatgcttgttttctttttgggcaCAAGTGAGGGAGAGCAGTGCCGGGCGGAGCCAGGGGTGCACTGCGCACTGAAACCAAGGT is part of the Dermochelys coriacea isolate rDerCor1 chromosome 2, rDerCor1.pri.v4, whole genome shotgun sequence genome and encodes:
- the MAP4 gene encoding microtubule-associated protein 4 isoform X13, with amino-acid sequence MADLDHNLSLADALTEPPAEIEEEVKRDFIATLEAEKFDDVVGETVGKTDYIPLLDDDDDAKAGSQEPKSKPHTDGGHVESTSAVGPAVLENGDHGIEDDSTVSPRELMGEKMSYKEFLDHDETWAMDDRDLCFESQSIFRPMEETEPFKMHREDVLSDMLLRPSGETHLPFTEHFEASEEVHAPHAAVMVPELPSLGSPYSPAEVIDPSAFMTLDSTTESLLNIAAPARVTVPEEHWLGVQYAVEGLDESSFVEPPEPTRLADVAEQYLPSPVAAAPSAVPSALTETIGETKATDTPQVELTASVPAVGEVSVQVMEQVSIPVVEELMVFEPSVEQHKSSLNEPPTVSSAPAEVMEQKMTVPEASTPGADSTLVEENKPSPSKHTEHLLKPNELLPELAVEAKELLTLIETKETLPEKTAPAADLAIVEKLKEEAELSHAHHTEPPQEKSPLEPTGVPTAQVRQANKSSDRRFGRAKPAAVPGADVPEELLVGLPQQKSTDSKADPFSMPELGWVSGTFSRSRAPHKKAAGQLLSMPSEFVESQRDVPRETWDSEGSPVIVKKKKKKPKQKRNHHPRTMELGDENVGVSKAPKVPLFAAEMQKPDIPFVLPAEGVKEHSTPSREGQRKGTSNVPRDAKVGTESHLLDDQNIISSPAAGQQSLKTEGPFKFLLDAKAGEVMKLGGMKDDSWLQSKSKTKQVPLEKLECKAEHTKMRDPASALTQTKPIEINFVEKSKKIECKHSDLKASLSKGINLNKVETPLEAKPVEISLIDENKEIKCVSPKRVAADETVPSEVQTPSGALVGEKPKKRGSDKKSRKTENGISKQPAVLEIKIDTTNLPAVAKSLDKSKETDSFDKSQETGSVTSEPPLETATDITKLPLLTLVSDKPKEGIAGKNKKADFSFSEQPFLLETKTDTAKLPAPAETADIANIDFTDESKQTGFTALDHPTVTDPNMALVTDKPKKRGSDGKNKKVKNSSEQPVLLEAERDPNKLPSVAETADKTKEIIFTDKDKETGFAIAEHSLENMTGPSTAKVADKPKKRTSDGKNKKAEKSYFQQPFFLEVKEDTSSLPAVMQKDDKTKKIFFTDKGKETDFTIAEHLLEGATATVKVQGPITTLVTEEPKNGMKSEKAEFSISEQPLLLETQTDAAKLSASAETISKTKEDSLMDKSIETEFTTDSSRALMTDKPKKKGSDRKGKKAEKISFEQHFLLETKTDTHKLPTVVEKAEKIKEMGFADIGKEPIFTTTGLQLDNLTDTTKVQVPTMKLITEKPKIKESNEKSFFEQLVPSDYEMDTAKSKTLFKTKETHSSDKGKETDFITSDHLLEDITDTAKAHIPITELVADKPKKRCNDGKSEKIENSSEHLAVLEAKTDSVKLPAVVEEADKIKETHSTDKGKETQFTTLEHLLEDITDAAKIQTPITPLVTGKLKENNENNTKADVGLEKPFLLETKVDAATLPGGADEIIDKTEAVTSTDKNKEAGFTILEHRTMIDPSPALVPNKCKKRGNDGKNKKTKNASEQPVLLESKTDKSKLQPPIVTDLEYQMEEMGLVDENQNIKNFSSEHQMLWDNKVDLFTPYTQSRAVGVDRVSKACSIEKNQGLASIFAEYPRKDDGSKVPLPPGVVLEGTNKESSTGDKREKNKHSHSEHSVNLEGEEAGVPAFTSVKEGDRIKVTSAGEKKKKGKWPSLDSPVKQDAKAGRDEVHTSILAEIDDKEISFTDEKQSTECASLEHLVKETDAIKGTIPTDAKVMDKMERSSYAGEKDVGCISPELTVQWENKAEAVVLQVLAAAVMVNRMKETELGERKKSEQSFPECPVSLEKKTDATEAAGVILRDAQTEEISPIDKIKGHSEHSEGDAADKIEAGLKDFQALKSEEDKCADLPQKKTDGSGQKVLKETKKEERVKATEQIKGYMRPTKSRGLPTPSPRPAVQDREKPRQLKANGMSRQRQEKAKPEEIKPVELVTGNDITAPPNKELPPSPEKKIKPSASTPSAKPAATKTKPLSTTSPKRPASATPGQNKKPTSPTAGPTSATTPKRPATSTTRPSTLTPKDTKPKVTDAKSPDKRTSLSKPLSATTPRAAVKGSPATPRTTAASPITTASGLRNTATSPPKRPTSIKTETKLADARKTSAKSLSADLSRPKSAPANSAKSSATTPTATTPGTPVSPGVATSRPKPKPAAARPTTASSTTPEAKKTSTVKAPLKTSTVPKPPRPTSSVSASDLKNIRSKIGSTDNIKHQPGGGRAKVEKKPESAGAARKSEPNAVSKMATTKTTVTKEGAQKQPNGKVQIVSKKANYSHVQSKCGSKDNIKHVPGGGNVPNAQKPASGSRSQPSIAPKPSPGSTNVQIQSKKVDISKVSSKCGSKTNIKHKPGKTLSVHPHALPVSEYCM
- the MAP4 gene encoding microtubule-associated protein 4 isoform X15, encoding MADLDHNLSLADALTEPPAEIEEEVKRDFIATLEAEKFDDVVGETVGKTDYIPLLDDDDDAKAGSQEPKSKPHTDGGHVESTSAVGPAVLENGDHGIEDDSTVSPRELMGEKMSYKEFLDHDETWAMDDRDLCFESQSIFRPMEETEPFKMHREDVLSDMLLRPSGETHLPFTEHFEASEEVHAPHAAVMVPELPSLGSPYSPAEVIDPSAFMTLDSTTESLLNIAAPARVTVPEEHWLGVQYAVEGLDESSFVEPPEPTRLADVAEQYLPSPVAAAPSAVPSALTETIGETKATDTPQVELTASVPAVGEVSVQVMEQVSIPVVEELMVFEPSVEQHKSSLNEPPTVSSAPAEVMEQKMTVPEASTPGADSTLVEENKPSPSKHTEHLLKPNELLPELAVEAKELLTLIETKETLPEKTAPAADLAIVEKLKEEAELSHAHHTEPPQEKSPLEPTGVPTAQVRQANKSSDRRFGRAKPAAVPGADVPEELLVGLPQQKSTDSKADPFSMPELGWVSGTFSRSRAPHKKAAGQLLSMPSEFVESQRDVPRETWDSEGSPVIVKKKKKKPKQKRNHHPRTMELGDENVGVSKAPKVPLFAAEMQKPDIPFVLPAEGVKEHSTPSREGQRKGTSNVPRDAKVGTESHLLDDQNIISSPAAGQQSLKTEGPFKFLLDAKAGEVMKLGGMKDDSWLQSKSKTKQVPLEKLECKAEHTKMRDPASALTQTKPIEINFVEKSKKIECKHSDLKASLSKGINLNKVETPLEAKPVEISLIDENKEIKCVSPKRVAADETVPSEVQTPSGALVGEKPKKRGSDKKSRKTENGISKQPAVLEIKIDTTNLPAVAKSLDKSKETDSFDKSQETGSVTSEPPLETATDITKLPLLTLVSDKPKEGIAGKNKKADFSFSEQPFLLETKTDTAKLPAPAETADIANIDFTDESKQTGFTALDHPTVTDPNMALVTDKPKKRGSDGKNKKVKNSSEQPVLLEAERDPNKLPSVAETADKTKEIIFTDKDKETGFAIAEHSLENMTGPSTAKVADKPKKRTSDGKNKKAEKSYFQQPFFLEVKEDTSSLPAVMQKDDKTKKIFFTDKGKETDFTIAEHLLEGATATVKVQGPITTLVTEEPKNGMKSEKAEFSISEQPLLLETQTDAAKLSASAETISKTKEDSLMDKSIETEFTTDSSRALMTDKPKKKGSDRKGKKAEKISFEQHFLLETKTDTHKLPTVVEKAEKIKEMGFADIGKEPIFTTTGLQLDNLTDTTKVQVPTMKLITEKPKIKESNEKSFFEQLVPSDYEMDTAKSKTLFKTKETHSSDKGKETDFITSDHLLEDITDTAKAHIPITELVADKPKKRCNDGKSEKIENSSEHLAVLEAKTDSVKLPAVVEEADKIKETHSTDKGKETQFTTLEHLLEDITDAAKIQTPITPLVTGKLKENNENNTKADVGLEKPFLLETKVDAATLPGGADEIIDKTEAVTSTDKNKEAGFTILEHRTMIDPSPALVPNKCKKRGNDGKNKKTKNASEQPVLLESKTDKSKLQPPIVTDLEYQMEEMGLVDENQNIKNFSSEHQMLWDNKVDLFTPYTQSRAVGVDRVSKACSIEKNQGLASIFAEYPRKDDGSKVPLPPGVVLEGTNKESSTGDKREKNKHSHSEHSVNLEGEEAGVPAFTSVKEGDRIKVTSAGEKKKKGKWPSLDSPVKQDAKAGRDEVHTSILAEIDDKEISFTDEKQSTECASLEHLVKETDAIKGTIPTDAKVMDKMERSSYAGEKDVGCISPELTVQWENKAEAVVLQVLAAAVMVNRMKETELGERKKSEQSFPECPVSLEKKTDATEAAGVILRDAQTEEISPIDKIKGHSEHSEGDAADKIEAGLKDFQALKSEEDKCADLPQKKTDGSGQKVLKETKKEERVKATEQIKGYMRPTKSRGLPTPSPRPAVQDREKPRQLKANGMSRQRQEKAKPEEIKPVELVTGNDITAPPNKELPPSPEKKIKVTDAKSPDKRTSLSKPLSATTPRAAVKGSPATPRTTAASPITTASGLRNTATSPPKRPTSIKTETKLADARKTSAKSLSADLSRPKSAPANSAKSSATTPTATTPGTPVSPGVATSRPKPKPAAARPTTASSTTPEAKKTSTVKAPLKTSTVPKPPRPTSSVSASDLKNIRSKIGSTDNIKHQPGGGRVQIVSKKANYSHVQSKCGSKDNIKHVPGGGNVQIQSKKVDISKVSSKCGSKTNIKHKPGGGDVKIENQKLNFKEKAQAKVGSLDNVGHVPAGGTMKPEGSEEAALLAQAPQNGDVTEPQAGCEMQENGVGPTAPAVGGGGDQREIQSFGTQIQETN